The Acanthopagrus latus isolate v.2019 chromosome 6, fAcaLat1.1, whole genome shotgun sequence genome includes a region encoding these proteins:
- the mon1bb gene encoding vacuolar fusion protein MON1 homolog B isoform X2 codes for MERDNHQEGEAEGVKICDPPSESNPPADTLATSLSLLGNHMFPDPVERNDSATVNKEEPADSLPSVDTAEEQSQDADLDSNQVTKLEAEETENLGHSDVSSQSQSSEDAAADDGQGDSGEFVVTMLAKAKLEEQGIGVKGRSSPLLEAGTQESPAFISHRDEDVTADSWRQHRKHVFVLSEAGKPIYSRYGSEEALSSTMGVMMALVSFVQSGDNIIRSVYSEGHTVVFLQKGPLVLVCVSSSRQSERQLRGELLYVYYQIISMLTQASISRIFEHKKNYDLRRLLAGSEKILDGLLNLVDSDPSFLLAAVHCLPIASSLRDSLSQILQKAITPNLVFSILIANNQLLTIIQEKTVIEDARLEPADVHLLLNLIGASSAFQAGEIWTPICLPLFNPDCYFYAYISYLDPPECTVCLLLLSTDKEAFYAVADCKRKIEEAMVAQNSLSLIAKVQSYSVSQVGVSDLRHFMYKPFDVPDNYRQLTQFTSPEMEAPYSSEEEKMRLLDLYRYMHSRIHSTSRPLKLIYHVAERETLLAWVTSKFELYTCFSPLVTKACAITAITKLLRWIKKEEDRLFIRYPPKYSTTPNPSKSSRGGKSDQQDSTDNGFLSLL; via the exons ATGGAGAGAGACAATCATCaagaaggagaggcagaaggAGTGAAGATTTGTGATCCACCCTCTGAGAGCAATCCACCTG CTGACACCTTGGCgacttctctctccctcttgggGAATCACATGTTTCCTGATCCAGTGGAGAGAAACGACAGTGCCACTGTTAACAAAGAGGAGCCTGCAGACTCACTTCCGTCAGTGGATACTGCAGAAGAGCAGAGTCAGGATGCCGATCTCGATTCTAACCAGGTAACAAAGCTAGAGGCCGAGGAGACAGAAAACTTGGGGCACAGCGATGTGTCCAGCCAGTCCCAGTCATctgaagatgctgctgctgacgatGGCCAGGGAGACTCTGGGGAGTTTGTCGTTACAATGCTGGCCAAGGCCAAGCTGGAGGAGCAAGGTATAGGTGTGAAGGGAAGGTCATCTCCCTTGTTAGAAGCAGGCACCCAGGAATCTCCTGCATTCATCTCTCACCGAGATGAGGACGTGACAGCGGACAGCTGGCGGCAGCACAGGAAGCATGTTTTTGTGCTAAGTGAAGCAGGCAAACCCATCTATTCTCGATACGGCAGTGAAGAGGCTCTCTCATCTACAATGGGAGTCATGATGGCACTGGTGTCCTTTGTTCAAAGTGGAGATAATATCATCCGCTCAGTCTATTCAG AGGGGCATACCGTGGTGTTCTTGCAGAAAGGGCCCCTTGTGCTGGTGTGCGTCTCCAGCAGTCGTCAGTCTGAGCGCCAGCTGCGCGGAGAGCTCCTCTACGTGTACTATCAGATCATCAGCATGCTCACCCAGGCCAGCATATCCCGCATCTTTGAGCACAAGAAAAACTACGACCTGAGGAGACTCCTGGCAGGCTCGGAGAAGATCCTGGACGGTCTTCTCAACCTGGTGGACTCTGATCCCAGCTTCCTGCTTGCAGCGGTGCACTGCTTACCAATAGCCTCCTCTCTCAGGGACTCTCTCAGCCAGATCCTGCAGAAAGCGATCACCCCTAATCTGGTTTTCTCCATCCTCATTGCCAATAACCAGCTGCTCACCATCATCCAAGAAAAGACAGTCATCGAGGACGCCAGGCTGGAGCCCGCCGACGTCCACCTCCTGCTCAACCTCATCGGCGCTTCCTCTGCCTTTCAGGCTGGGGAGATCTGGACCCCCATCTGCCTCCCCCTCTTTAATCCTGACTGTTACTTTTATGCATACATATCTTACCTGGACCCTCCAGAATgcactgtgtgtctgctgctgctctcgaCAGACAAGGAGGCTTTCTACGCCGTCGCCGACTGCAAGAGGAAGATAGAGGAGGCCATGGTGGCTCAGAACTCCCTGAGCCTCATTGCCAAAGTGCAGTCGTACAGCGTGAGCCAGGTGGGCGTCTCAGACCTCAGACACTTCATGTACAAGCCCTTTGATGTGCCAGACAACTACCGCCAGCTCACTCAGttcaccag CCCAGAGATGGAGGCACCTtacagcagtgaggaggagaaaatgagactGCTGGACCTTTATCGTTATATGCACAGTCGCATCCACAGCACCTCACGACCCCTCAAGCTCATCTACCACGTCGCTGAGAGGGAAACTCTGCTAGCCTGG GTCACGAGTAAATTCGAGCTGTACACCTGCTTCAGTCCTCTGGTGACAAAGGCCTGCGCTATCACTGCTATCACGAAGCTTCTAAGGTGGATTAAAAAGGAGGAGGACCGTCTCTTCATCAGATACCCCCCGAAGTATTCAACCACCCCAAACCCCAGCAAGAGCTCTCGAGGTGGCAAATCTGACCAGCAAGACTCCACAGATAACGGCTTCTTATCTCTTCTATAG
- the mon1bb gene encoding vacuolar fusion protein MON1 homolog B isoform X1 has translation MSIVPQPDIDWDGIMERDNHQEGEAEGVKICDPPSESNPPADTLATSLSLLGNHMFPDPVERNDSATVNKEEPADSLPSVDTAEEQSQDADLDSNQVTKLEAEETENLGHSDVSSQSQSSEDAAADDGQGDSGEFVVTMLAKAKLEEQGIGVKGRSSPLLEAGTQESPAFISHRDEDVTADSWRQHRKHVFVLSEAGKPIYSRYGSEEALSSTMGVMMALVSFVQSGDNIIRSVYSEGHTVVFLQKGPLVLVCVSSSRQSERQLRGELLYVYYQIISMLTQASISRIFEHKKNYDLRRLLAGSEKILDGLLNLVDSDPSFLLAAVHCLPIASSLRDSLSQILQKAITPNLVFSILIANNQLLTIIQEKTVIEDARLEPADVHLLLNLIGASSAFQAGEIWTPICLPLFNPDCYFYAYISYLDPPECTVCLLLLSTDKEAFYAVADCKRKIEEAMVAQNSLSLIAKVQSYSVSQVGVSDLRHFMYKPFDVPDNYRQLTQFTSPEMEAPYSSEEEKMRLLDLYRYMHSRIHSTSRPLKLIYHVAERETLLAWVTSKFELYTCFSPLVTKACAITAITKLLRWIKKEEDRLFIRYPPKYSTTPNPSKSSRGGKSDQQDSTDNGFLSLL, from the exons ATGAGCATTGTTCCTCAGCCTGACAT tGACTGGGATGGTATCATGGAGAGAGACAATCATCaagaaggagaggcagaaggAGTGAAGATTTGTGATCCACCCTCTGAGAGCAATCCACCTG CTGACACCTTGGCgacttctctctccctcttgggGAATCACATGTTTCCTGATCCAGTGGAGAGAAACGACAGTGCCACTGTTAACAAAGAGGAGCCTGCAGACTCACTTCCGTCAGTGGATACTGCAGAAGAGCAGAGTCAGGATGCCGATCTCGATTCTAACCAGGTAACAAAGCTAGAGGCCGAGGAGACAGAAAACTTGGGGCACAGCGATGTGTCCAGCCAGTCCCAGTCATctgaagatgctgctgctgacgatGGCCAGGGAGACTCTGGGGAGTTTGTCGTTACAATGCTGGCCAAGGCCAAGCTGGAGGAGCAAGGTATAGGTGTGAAGGGAAGGTCATCTCCCTTGTTAGAAGCAGGCACCCAGGAATCTCCTGCATTCATCTCTCACCGAGATGAGGACGTGACAGCGGACAGCTGGCGGCAGCACAGGAAGCATGTTTTTGTGCTAAGTGAAGCAGGCAAACCCATCTATTCTCGATACGGCAGTGAAGAGGCTCTCTCATCTACAATGGGAGTCATGATGGCACTGGTGTCCTTTGTTCAAAGTGGAGATAATATCATCCGCTCAGTCTATTCAG AGGGGCATACCGTGGTGTTCTTGCAGAAAGGGCCCCTTGTGCTGGTGTGCGTCTCCAGCAGTCGTCAGTCTGAGCGCCAGCTGCGCGGAGAGCTCCTCTACGTGTACTATCAGATCATCAGCATGCTCACCCAGGCCAGCATATCCCGCATCTTTGAGCACAAGAAAAACTACGACCTGAGGAGACTCCTGGCAGGCTCGGAGAAGATCCTGGACGGTCTTCTCAACCTGGTGGACTCTGATCCCAGCTTCCTGCTTGCAGCGGTGCACTGCTTACCAATAGCCTCCTCTCTCAGGGACTCTCTCAGCCAGATCCTGCAGAAAGCGATCACCCCTAATCTGGTTTTCTCCATCCTCATTGCCAATAACCAGCTGCTCACCATCATCCAAGAAAAGACAGTCATCGAGGACGCCAGGCTGGAGCCCGCCGACGTCCACCTCCTGCTCAACCTCATCGGCGCTTCCTCTGCCTTTCAGGCTGGGGAGATCTGGACCCCCATCTGCCTCCCCCTCTTTAATCCTGACTGTTACTTTTATGCATACATATCTTACCTGGACCCTCCAGAATgcactgtgtgtctgctgctgctctcgaCAGACAAGGAGGCTTTCTACGCCGTCGCCGACTGCAAGAGGAAGATAGAGGAGGCCATGGTGGCTCAGAACTCCCTGAGCCTCATTGCCAAAGTGCAGTCGTACAGCGTGAGCCAGGTGGGCGTCTCAGACCTCAGACACTTCATGTACAAGCCCTTTGATGTGCCAGACAACTACCGCCAGCTCACTCAGttcaccag CCCAGAGATGGAGGCACCTtacagcagtgaggaggagaaaatgagactGCTGGACCTTTATCGTTATATGCACAGTCGCATCCACAGCACCTCACGACCCCTCAAGCTCATCTACCACGTCGCTGAGAGGGAAACTCTGCTAGCCTGG GTCACGAGTAAATTCGAGCTGTACACCTGCTTCAGTCCTCTGGTGACAAAGGCCTGCGCTATCACTGCTATCACGAAGCTTCTAAGGTGGATTAAAAAGGAGGAGGACCGTCTCTTCATCAGATACCCCCCGAAGTATTCAACCACCCCAAACCCCAGCAAGAGCTCTCGAGGTGGCAAATCTGACCAGCAAGACTCCACAGATAACGGCTTCTTATCTCTTCTATAG
- the tcta gene encoding T-cell leukemia translocation-altered gene protein homolog yields MEEPWDFEFLSRIADSCLSFLSEFVDDWLANDMRVSIFKILLGWLIFSLIAIHFAWKVYGNTVNDMYYRQGTGQNGGTPDTAPHLSGWESRVGDSLKTHRD; encoded by the exons ATGGAGGAACCGTGggattttgagtttttgtccCGCATCGCTGACAGCTGCCTGTCGTTCCTCTCGGAATTTGTTGACGACTGGCTCGCCAACGATATGAGGGTCTCTATATTCAAAATCTTACTCGGCTGGTTGATTTTTAGTCTCATCGCAATCCACTTTGCATGGAAAGTCTATGGGAATACAGTGAACGACATGTATTATCGACAGG GGACTGGACAGAACGGAGGCACACCTGATACAGCACCTCATCTGAGTGGATG ggaaaGTAGAGTAGGAGATAGCCTGAAGACTCATCGAGATTGA
- the glyctk gene encoding glycerate kinase isoform X2, with translation MYLHYLPRPTEQSMARVLSLFRHQPFLALRGRRKPPLCKMSMDSRARGVFAAAVEAVQPDTVVRQSIERKKDSVIIDGHKFTLKHNLHLVGFGKAVLGMAAEAERIVGDHLVKGVISVPHGIQQTLQQHGKGHLLLKENSRIKVIEGAKHNLPDADAQKAAEEIRQLASGLTEEDLLLVLISGGGSALLPAPIPPISLQEKLDVTRKLAAAGATIQELNTVRRALSFLKGGGLANFAHPAQVISLILSDVIGDPLDLIASGPTVPTEVWPEEVLSVLERYKLLNSVPPSVNDVLGRTSPRESKDKSSTSGHVLNAVIGSNSLALKCAGLRARELGFRPVVLAPGVCGDVRSVSRLYGLLARFACSREEPPPELAAEMLRLGPEVGVESWDLCRTMQVFEEGRTEGWGATCLLAGGEPTVELTGKGRGGRNQELALRVGVELRDLKHPLNGPVFLSGGTDGQDGPTEAAGAITDAGLCEEAQAQGLDIDTFLTNNDSYTFFSRLSAGKRLLVPGLTCTNVMDVHMLLIPPIPINIR, from the exons atgtattt GCATTATCTGCCCAGACCCACTGAACAGTCCATGGCACGTGTTCTCTCCCTGTTCCGGCATCAGCCCTTTTTGGCCCTGAGGGGCAGGAGAAAACCTCCGCTGTGCAAAATGTCAATGGACTCACGGGCACGCGGGGTGTTTGCAGCCGCAGTGGAAGCTGTACAGCCTGACACGGTGGTCCGCCAGAGTATAGAGCGCAAGAAGGACTCTGTCATTATTGACGGTCACAAATTCACACTCAAGCACAACTTGCACTTGGTGGGCTTTGGAAAAGCTGTGCTGGGTATggctgcagaggcagagaggattGTGGGGGATCATTTGGTGAAAGGAGTAATAAGTGTGCCACATGGGATTCAACAGACTTTACAGCAACACGGGAAAGG CCATCTattgttaaaagaaaacagtcgCATCAAAGTAATTGAGGGAGCAAAACACAACTTGCCTGATGCTGATGCCCAGAAAGCAGCTGAGGAGATCAGGCAGTTAGCCAGTGGACTGACAGAGGAGGACCTGCTACTTGTACTGATTTCAG GCGGAGGTTCTGCGCTATTACCTGCACCCATCCCACCAATCTCTCTGCAAGAGAAGCTGGATGTTACTCGCAAGCTTGCAGCTGCTGGTGCCACCATTCAAGAGCTGAACACTGTGCGACGTGCCCTGTCTTTCCTAAAGGGTGGAGGGCTTGCAAATTTTGCTCACCCTGCCCAA GTAATTTCACTGATATTGTCCGATGTAATTGGGGATCCCCTGGACTTGATCGCTAGTGGCCCCACTGTACCAACTGAGGTGTGGCCCGAAGAAGTTTTGTCGGTCCTTGAACGCTACAAGCTGTTAAACTCTGTACCACCCTCTGTGAACGATGTCCTTGGTAGAACAAGTCCCAGGGAGAGTAAGGATAAATCTAGTACATCAGGACATGTTCTCAATGCTGTGATTGGCTCCAACAGCCTTGCCCTTAAGTGCGCGGGCCTGCGGGCTCGAGAGCTCGGTTTCCGCCCTGTTGTGCTGGCACCAGGAGTGTGTGGCGATGTGAGGTCAGTCTCCAGACTTTATGGTCTCCTGGCCCGCTTTGCCTGTTCTCGAGAGGAACCTCCTCCAGAGCTCGCAGCTGAGATGCTCAGGCTGGGACCCGAAGTAGGTGTGGAGAGCTGGGACCTCTGCCGTACCATGCAGGTCTTTGAAGAAGGGCGCACAGAAGGATGGGGTGCCACGTGTCTGTTAGCTGGAGGTGAGCCCACTGTGGAGCTGACAGGCAAGGGCCGCGGCGGTCGAAACCAGGAGCTGGCTCTCCGAGTGGGAGTGGAGCTGAGAGACCTGAAGCACCCACTCAATGGACCCGTCTTCCTGAGTGGTGGAACTGATGGTCAGGATGGACCcactgaggcagcaggagccatTACTGATGCAGGGTTGTGTGAAGAGGCACAAGCACAGGGGCTGGACATCGATACCTTCCTTACAAATAATGATTCTTACACCTTTTTTTCACGTCTTTCTGCTGGGAAGCGCTTGCTTGTACCTGGTCTAACTTGCACCAATGTGATGGATGTGCACATGCTACTTATTCCACCAATTCCCATAAACATCAGATAA
- the glyctk gene encoding glycerate kinase isoform X1, producing MSIVPQPDMHYLPRPTEQSMARVLSLFRHQPFLALRGRRKPPLCKMSMDSRARGVFAAAVEAVQPDTVVRQSIERKKDSVIIDGHKFTLKHNLHLVGFGKAVLGMAAEAERIVGDHLVKGVISVPHGIQQTLQQHGKGHLLLKENSRIKVIEGAKHNLPDADAQKAAEEIRQLASGLTEEDLLLVLISGGGSALLPAPIPPISLQEKLDVTRKLAAAGATIQELNTVRRALSFLKGGGLANFAHPAQVISLILSDVIGDPLDLIASGPTVPTEVWPEEVLSVLERYKLLNSVPPSVNDVLGRTSPRESKDKSSTSGHVLNAVIGSNSLALKCAGLRARELGFRPVVLAPGVCGDVRSVSRLYGLLARFACSREEPPPELAAEMLRLGPEVGVESWDLCRTMQVFEEGRTEGWGATCLLAGGEPTVELTGKGRGGRNQELALRVGVELRDLKHPLNGPVFLSGGTDGQDGPTEAAGAITDAGLCEEAQAQGLDIDTFLTNNDSYTFFSRLSAGKRLLVPGLTCTNVMDVHMLLIPPIPINIR from the exons ATGAGCATTGTTCCTCAGCCTGACAT GCATTATCTGCCCAGACCCACTGAACAGTCCATGGCACGTGTTCTCTCCCTGTTCCGGCATCAGCCCTTTTTGGCCCTGAGGGGCAGGAGAAAACCTCCGCTGTGCAAAATGTCAATGGACTCACGGGCACGCGGGGTGTTTGCAGCCGCAGTGGAAGCTGTACAGCCTGACACGGTGGTCCGCCAGAGTATAGAGCGCAAGAAGGACTCTGTCATTATTGACGGTCACAAATTCACACTCAAGCACAACTTGCACTTGGTGGGCTTTGGAAAAGCTGTGCTGGGTATggctgcagaggcagagaggattGTGGGGGATCATTTGGTGAAAGGAGTAATAAGTGTGCCACATGGGATTCAACAGACTTTACAGCAACACGGGAAAGG CCATCTattgttaaaagaaaacagtcgCATCAAAGTAATTGAGGGAGCAAAACACAACTTGCCTGATGCTGATGCCCAGAAAGCAGCTGAGGAGATCAGGCAGTTAGCCAGTGGACTGACAGAGGAGGACCTGCTACTTGTACTGATTTCAG GCGGAGGTTCTGCGCTATTACCTGCACCCATCCCACCAATCTCTCTGCAAGAGAAGCTGGATGTTACTCGCAAGCTTGCAGCTGCTGGTGCCACCATTCAAGAGCTGAACACTGTGCGACGTGCCCTGTCTTTCCTAAAGGGTGGAGGGCTTGCAAATTTTGCTCACCCTGCCCAA GTAATTTCACTGATATTGTCCGATGTAATTGGGGATCCCCTGGACTTGATCGCTAGTGGCCCCACTGTACCAACTGAGGTGTGGCCCGAAGAAGTTTTGTCGGTCCTTGAACGCTACAAGCTGTTAAACTCTGTACCACCCTCTGTGAACGATGTCCTTGGTAGAACAAGTCCCAGGGAGAGTAAGGATAAATCTAGTACATCAGGACATGTTCTCAATGCTGTGATTGGCTCCAACAGCCTTGCCCTTAAGTGCGCGGGCCTGCGGGCTCGAGAGCTCGGTTTCCGCCCTGTTGTGCTGGCACCAGGAGTGTGTGGCGATGTGAGGTCAGTCTCCAGACTTTATGGTCTCCTGGCCCGCTTTGCCTGTTCTCGAGAGGAACCTCCTCCAGAGCTCGCAGCTGAGATGCTCAGGCTGGGACCCGAAGTAGGTGTGGAGAGCTGGGACCTCTGCCGTACCATGCAGGTCTTTGAAGAAGGGCGCACAGAAGGATGGGGTGCCACGTGTCTGTTAGCTGGAGGTGAGCCCACTGTGGAGCTGACAGGCAAGGGCCGCGGCGGTCGAAACCAGGAGCTGGCTCTCCGAGTGGGAGTGGAGCTGAGAGACCTGAAGCACCCACTCAATGGACCCGTCTTCCTGAGTGGTGGAACTGATGGTCAGGATGGACCcactgaggcagcaggagccatTACTGATGCAGGGTTGTGTGAAGAGGCACAAGCACAGGGGCTGGACATCGATACCTTCCTTACAAATAATGATTCTTACACCTTTTTTTCACGTCTTTCTGCTGGGAAGCGCTTGCTTGTACCTGGTCTAACTTGCACCAATGTGATGGATGTGCACATGCTACTTATTCCACCAATTCCCATAAACATCAGATAA
- the glyctk gene encoding glycerate kinase isoform X3 gives MARVLSLFRHQPFLALRGRRKPPLCKMSMDSRARGVFAAAVEAVQPDTVVRQSIERKKDSVIIDGHKFTLKHNLHLVGFGKAVLGMAAEAERIVGDHLVKGVISVPHGIQQTLQQHGKGHLLLKENSRIKVIEGAKHNLPDADAQKAAEEIRQLASGLTEEDLLLVLISGGGSALLPAPIPPISLQEKLDVTRKLAAAGATIQELNTVRRALSFLKGGGLANFAHPAQVISLILSDVIGDPLDLIASGPTVPTEVWPEEVLSVLERYKLLNSVPPSVNDVLGRTSPRESKDKSSTSGHVLNAVIGSNSLALKCAGLRARELGFRPVVLAPGVCGDVRSVSRLYGLLARFACSREEPPPELAAEMLRLGPEVGVESWDLCRTMQVFEEGRTEGWGATCLLAGGEPTVELTGKGRGGRNQELALRVGVELRDLKHPLNGPVFLSGGTDGQDGPTEAAGAITDAGLCEEAQAQGLDIDTFLTNNDSYTFFSRLSAGKRLLVPGLTCTNVMDVHMLLIPPIPINIR, from the exons ATGGCACGTGTTCTCTCCCTGTTCCGGCATCAGCCCTTTTTGGCCCTGAGGGGCAGGAGAAAACCTCCGCTGTGCAAAATGTCAATGGACTCACGGGCACGCGGGGTGTTTGCAGCCGCAGTGGAAGCTGTACAGCCTGACACGGTGGTCCGCCAGAGTATAGAGCGCAAGAAGGACTCTGTCATTATTGACGGTCACAAATTCACACTCAAGCACAACTTGCACTTGGTGGGCTTTGGAAAAGCTGTGCTGGGTATggctgcagaggcagagaggattGTGGGGGATCATTTGGTGAAAGGAGTAATAAGTGTGCCACATGGGATTCAACAGACTTTACAGCAACACGGGAAAGG CCATCTattgttaaaagaaaacagtcgCATCAAAGTAATTGAGGGAGCAAAACACAACTTGCCTGATGCTGATGCCCAGAAAGCAGCTGAGGAGATCAGGCAGTTAGCCAGTGGACTGACAGAGGAGGACCTGCTACTTGTACTGATTTCAG GCGGAGGTTCTGCGCTATTACCTGCACCCATCCCACCAATCTCTCTGCAAGAGAAGCTGGATGTTACTCGCAAGCTTGCAGCTGCTGGTGCCACCATTCAAGAGCTGAACACTGTGCGACGTGCCCTGTCTTTCCTAAAGGGTGGAGGGCTTGCAAATTTTGCTCACCCTGCCCAA GTAATTTCACTGATATTGTCCGATGTAATTGGGGATCCCCTGGACTTGATCGCTAGTGGCCCCACTGTACCAACTGAGGTGTGGCCCGAAGAAGTTTTGTCGGTCCTTGAACGCTACAAGCTGTTAAACTCTGTACCACCCTCTGTGAACGATGTCCTTGGTAGAACAAGTCCCAGGGAGAGTAAGGATAAATCTAGTACATCAGGACATGTTCTCAATGCTGTGATTGGCTCCAACAGCCTTGCCCTTAAGTGCGCGGGCCTGCGGGCTCGAGAGCTCGGTTTCCGCCCTGTTGTGCTGGCACCAGGAGTGTGTGGCGATGTGAGGTCAGTCTCCAGACTTTATGGTCTCCTGGCCCGCTTTGCCTGTTCTCGAGAGGAACCTCCTCCAGAGCTCGCAGCTGAGATGCTCAGGCTGGGACCCGAAGTAGGTGTGGAGAGCTGGGACCTCTGCCGTACCATGCAGGTCTTTGAAGAAGGGCGCACAGAAGGATGGGGTGCCACGTGTCTGTTAGCTGGAGGTGAGCCCACTGTGGAGCTGACAGGCAAGGGCCGCGGCGGTCGAAACCAGGAGCTGGCTCTCCGAGTGGGAGTGGAGCTGAGAGACCTGAAGCACCCACTCAATGGACCCGTCTTCCTGAGTGGTGGAACTGATGGTCAGGATGGACCcactgaggcagcaggagccatTACTGATGCAGGGTTGTGTGAAGAGGCACAAGCACAGGGGCTGGACATCGATACCTTCCTTACAAATAATGATTCTTACACCTTTTTTTCACGTCTTTCTGCTGGGAAGCGCTTGCTTGTACCTGGTCTAACTTGCACCAATGTGATGGATGTGCACATGCTACTTATTCCACCAATTCCCATAAACATCAGATAA